Below is a genomic region from Flexibacter flexilis DSM 6793.
CGGTGCTGTCGGTGAGTACTTTATTCCTGACGGGTATTTTGTTTGGCTATTATATCGTAGCTCCGCTTTCCATCAACTTTTTGGCCAACTACCAAATAGACGAAAGCATCATCAACGAATTTGACTTACTCTCTTACATAGAGGTACTTACAATGATGGTTTTGGCCTGTGGCCTGATGTTCCAATTGCCGATGGTGGTGTACGCACTTTCCAAAGCGGGCATTGTTACGCCGCATTTGATGCGCCATTTCCGTCGTCATGCGGCTGTCGTGATTCTGTTGATTGCGGCTATTCTTACGCCAAGCCCCGACGTAATGAGTCAGTTAATCGTGGCTATCCCGATTTATTTGCTTTACGAGCTTAGTATTTTTGTGTCGGCCTACGTGGAACGCCAAAAACTCAGAAGCAACTAATTTTTGTTTGAATAAAAAATTTTGAAGAAATGCAGCCGCACAAGATTCTTATTTTTGCGGCTGCATCTTTGTTTTGGTTGGCAAACATTGCGCTGGTTTTCCTAATTTTGGCGCGAGATTTGCAGCCGCAAACACAACGCTGTGATTCACAGCATTTCCAACAGACCAATATTTTAAATGCGAAACAAACTAATTGTACTTTTGCTTTGGCTCGGCAGCTTGCCCACAGCATTATATGCCCAACAAACAGGGATTAAAAGCGAATCTTTAGAAGGCTTTAAGATTAGAGGCGAAGATGTACGCCAATTTAGGGGCAATGTGCAAGTCAATCAACCTGGTAAAATGTTGTATTGCGATTTGCTCAATAGTTTTGTTCAATCCAAAAAATTTGAAGCCTTCGGCAATGTGCGTATCGTGCAAGACGACGGCTCGACGGCCACCAGCGACACGCTTCATTTCTTTGAAAGCAACCAATTGGCCAAGCTGCGCGGCAATGTTACACTCAACGACAAAGGCAAAATCCTGACTACCCGTTCGCTGGATTATCACATGAACGAAGGTTCGGCCTACTACTATTCGGGCGGCAAAATCGTGGACGGCAAAAACACGCTGACCAGTACCATTGGCGAATATAATCGTAATTCTAAAACGATGATTTTCAAAAAGAAAGTTCGTTTGGTAAGCGAAAATTATACGCTCGAAACCGATACGTTG
It encodes:
- the tatC gene encoding twin-arginine translocase subunit TatC, yielding MKNDDLKEMTFIDHLEELRWHVIRSVIAIVVLAVVAFVEKRILFHEIILGPSRPDFWTYKMMCQLAQIVDQPFLCVEQLNFTIQSRNMTGQFTTHLSISILAGFVIAFPYVFWELWRFIAPGLYHEERKITRWAVLSVSTLFLTGILFGYYIVAPLSINFLANYQIDESIINEFDLLSYIEVLTMMVLACGLMFQLPMVVYALSKAGIVTPHLMRHFRRHAAVVILLIAAILTPSPDVMSQLIVAIPIYLLYELSIFVSAYVERQKLRSN